In Polaribacter sp. Hel_I_88, the following proteins share a genomic window:
- the gcvH gene encoding glycine cleavage system protein GcvH — MNIPAELKYTKDHEWIKIENNIATVGITDFAQGELGDIVYVDVDTLDDTVEEGDVFGSVEAVKTVSDLFMPLTGEVIEFNDELENDPELVNTDPYNKGWMIKIEISDASQIDNLLDAEAYKDLISG, encoded by the coding sequence ATGAATATTCCAGCTGAATTAAAATACACTAAAGATCACGAGTGGATTAAAATTGAAAACAATATTGCAACTGTAGGAATTACAGATTTTGCACAAGGAGAATTAGGAGACATTGTTTATGTTGATGTTGATACCTTGGATGATACTGTAGAAGAAGGAGACGTTTTTGGTTCTGTAGAAGCTGTAAAAACAGTTTCAGATTTATTTATGCCATTAACTGGAGAAGTAATTGAATTTAATGATGAGTTAGAAAACGATCCTGAATTAGTAAACACAGACCCTTACAACAAAGGATGGATGATCAAAATCGAAATTTCTGATGCATCTCAAATAGACAACTTATTAGATGCTGAAGCGTATAAAGACCTTATTTCTGGATAA
- a CDS encoding VanZ family protein has protein sequence MLKRIKTLFLDNLFVIAVAITIAIIFLSLLKLPSTGVDVKNIDKAYHSIAYFVLALTWLFSFYKKPNKKYIIVICCILFGIIIEVLQSTLTIYRTGDYKDVLANSLGVLLALFIFNFFFKKKYIN, from the coding sequence ATGCTGAAGCGTATAAAGACCTTATTTCTGGATAATTTATTTGTTATTGCAGTTGCAATAACCATAGCTATTATCTTTTTAAGTTTATTAAAATTACCAAGTACAGGTGTTGATGTAAAAAATATAGATAAAGCATATCACAGTATTGCCTATTTTGTTTTGGCTTTAACATGGTTATTCTCTTTTTACAAAAAACCAAATAAAAAATATATCATTGTAATTTGTTGTATATTATTTGGCATAATTATTGAGGTATTACAGAGTACTTTAACGATTTACAGAACAGGAGATTATAAAGATGTTTTAGCAAATTCGTTAGGTGTTTTATTAGCATTATTCATTTTTAATTTTTTTTTTAAAAAAAAATACATTAATTAA
- a CDS encoding energy transducer TonB codes for MEIKKNPKSNLENFSKIFMQIGLVLALFVTYAVIEQKTYDKTYGELAVADMRSEMEEDIPIVMQQPEPPKQKPPPPPPTPEKIEIVEDDKEIEETVMETTETDETEAVIVDEIVEISEAEEVIEDVSFMIIEDVPVFPGCEGNKEELKACFSEKVQRHFSRKFDAQLPNELGLAPGKKRVFISFKIDKTGKIVDVQTRAPHPKIKSEVISVMQQLPTMKPGKQRGKPVGVKYSIPFTLIVE; via the coding sequence ATGGAAATTAAAAAAAATCCTAAATCGAATTTAGAAAATTTCAGCAAAATATTTATGCAGATTGGGCTTGTATTGGCTTTATTTGTAACCTATGCTGTAATAGAACAAAAAACATACGACAAAACCTATGGTGAGTTGGCTGTTGCTGATATGAGATCAGAAATGGAAGAAGATATTCCAATTGTAATGCAACAACCTGAACCTCCAAAACAAAAACCACCACCACCACCACCAACTCCAGAAAAAATTGAGATTGTTGAAGATGATAAAGAAATCGAAGAAACAGTGATGGAAACTACAGAAACAGATGAAACAGAAGCTGTAATTGTAGATGAAATTGTTGAGATTTCTGAAGCAGAAGAAGTAATCGAAGACGTAAGTTTTATGATTATTGAAGATGTACCTGTTTTTCCTGGTTGTGAAGGAAACAAAGAAGAATTAAAAGCTTGTTTTAGTGAAAAAGTACAAAGACATTTCTCTAGAAAGTTTGATGCACAACTACCAAATGAACTTGGTTTAGCTCCTGGTAAGAAAAGAGTTTTTATCAGTTTTAAAATTGATAAAACTGGTAAAATTGTGGATGTTCAAACTAGAGCTCCACACCCAAAGATTAAAAGTGAGGTAATAAGTGTAATGCAACAATTACCAACTATGAAACCTGGTAAACAAAGAGGAAAACCAGTTGGAGTAAAGTATAGTATTCCTTTTACATTAATTGTGGAATAA